The Cupriavidus necator N-1 DNA window GGCGTGCCGGTCGAGGAAATCCAGGAAGCGATCAAGTACGGTGTGCGCAAGATCAACATCGACACTGACATCCGCCTGGCCATGACCGGCGCGATCCGCCGCTTCTTCGCCGAGAACCCGAGCAAGTTCGACCCGCGCGAATACCTGAAGCCGGCCCGCGAAGCCGCCAAGCAGGTGTGCAAGGCGCGCTACATCGCCTTTGGCTGCGAAGGCCAGGCCGGCAAGATCAAGCCGATCGGCCTGACCGACATCGCGCAGCAGTACAAGGCGGGCAAGCTGTCGCAGGTCGTGCAGTAAATGTCCCTAGTCCGCCTTCCGCGCAAGGGGAAGGCGGATTGCAGTTCCGGCCGCCGCGGCATGCATCCAGCGCCCGGCGGCTTCGCCGTTTTATCGGAACCATCATGTCCAACGCTCTCTACCAGTCCTCCATCAATTCGCTGCCGCTGCTGGGCCACGGCAAAGTGCGCGACAACTATGCCGTCGGCAACGACAAGCTGCTGATCGTCACCACCGACCGCCTGTCGGCGTTCGACGTCATCATGGGCGAGCCGATCCCTGACAAGGGCCGCGTGCTGAACCAGATGGCGAACTTCTGGTTCCGCAAGCTCGCGCACATCGTGCCGAACCACGAGACCGGCATCGCGCCCGAAACCGTGGTCGCGCCGGAGGAAGTGGAGCAGGTCAAGGGCCGCGCCGTGGTGGTCAAGCGCCTGAAGCCGATCCTGGTCGAAGCCGTGGTGCGCGGCTACCTCGCCGGCAGCGGCTGGAAGGACTACCAGGCCACCGGCAAGGTGTGCGGGATCGAACTGCCCGCCGGCCTGCAGAACGCGCAGAAGCTGCCCGAGCCGATCTTCACCCCGGCCGCCAAGGCCGAGATGGGCGAGCACGACGAGAACATCTCGTTCGGCGAAGTCGAGGCCCGCATCGGCATCGCGCTGGCGCGCCAGATGCGCGAGATCTCGATCCGCCTGTACAAGGAAGCGGCCGAGTTTGCCGCCACGCGCGGCATCATCATCGCCGATACCAAGTTCGAGTTCGGCCTGGACGACAATGGCGTGCTGACGCTGATGGACGAAGTGCTGACCGCCGATTCGTCGCGCTTCTGGCCGGCCGATTCGTACCAGGTGGGCACCAACCCGCCGTCGTTCGACAAGCAGTTCGTGCGCGACTGGCTGGAAGCCGTGCGCATCGACGGCAAGCCCTGGCCCAAGACCGCGCCGGCGCCGCAACTGCCGGACGACGTGATCGAAAAGACCGCCGCCAAGTACCGTGAAGCGCTGACGCGCCTGACGGGCGAAGAACTGCAGTAATGCAGGGCGCCGTTCCCGCGCGTGCGGGAACGGCCAACGAAGGAACAGACAAAGTGAGCAAGCAAGACAAGCCGCTGGTCGGCGTGGTGATGGGCAGCAGTTCCGACTGGGACGTGATGCAGCACGCAGTGGCCATGCTGAAGGATTTCGGCGTGCCGTTCGAAGCCCAGGTGGTGTCCGCGCACCGCATGGCGGACGACATGTTCCGCTATGCCGAGCGCGCACGCAGCCGCGGCATCCGCGCCATCATCGCCGGTGCCGGCGGGGCCGCGCACCTGCCCGGCATGATCGCCGCCAAGACCATCGTGCCGGTGTTCGGCGTGCCGGTGCCGTCCAAGTACCTGCGCGGCGAGGATTCGCTGCTGTCGATCGTGCAGATGCCCAAGGGCGTGCCGGTGGCCACCTTCGCCATCGGCGAGGCCGGCGCCGCCAACGCCGCGCTGCACGCGATCGCCACGCTGGCCACCACCGACGAGGCGCTGGCCGGCGCGCTGGAAGCGTTCCGCGCGAAGCAGACCGAAGCCGCGCGCGCGATGACGCTGCCGCTGTAATCATCCGGACATCCCACGGAACCTAGCAATGCCTACCGATATCCATCCCTACCTCTCCGAAGCCCACACGCCGGAATCGCGCGCCGAGTTCGGCGTCGACCGTCCCGACGCGCCCATCCTGCCCGGCGCGTGGCTCGGCATGCTGGGCGGCGGCCAGCTCGGCCGCATGTTCACGCATGCGGCGCAGGCGATGGGCTATCGCGTATGCGTGCTCGATCCGGACCAGGACAGCCCGGCCGGCTCGGTGGCGGACAAGCATATCTGTGCGCAATACACCGACGAGGCCGCGCTCGCCGAGATGGGCAAGCTGTGCCAGGCGGTAAGCACCGAGTTCGAGAACGTGCCGTCGCTGTCGCTGGACCGGCTCGAGCAACTCGGCGCCTTTGTCGCGCCGCGCGGCTACTGCGTGTCGATTGCGCAGAACCGCATCGGCGAGAAGAAGTTCTTTGCCGCGTGCGCCGAGCGCACCGGCGTGTCGCCGGCCCCGCACTGGGTAATCCAGCACGATGCCGATGTCGACCAGCTGCCCGACCACGTGCTGCCCGGCATCCTCAAGACCGCGCGCATGGGCTATGACGGCAAGGGCCAGGCGCGCGTGAAGACGCGCGACGACGTGCGCGCCGCCTGGAACGCCATGCAGCACGTGCCGTGCGTGCTGGAGCAGATGCTGCCGCTGGCCTATGAGGTCTCGGTGCTGGCCGCGCGTGCCGCGAACGGCTCCACTGCCACCTGGCCGCTGGCCGAGAACGTGCACCGCGACGGCATCCTGTTCTCGACGGAAATGCCGTCGACCAGCGTGTCGCCTGAGATCGCCGACCGCGCGCGTGCCGCAGCCGCTGCCATCGCCACGGAAATGGGCTACGTCGGCGTGCTGTGCATCGAGTTCTTCGTGCTGACCGACGGCTCGCTGGTCGCCAACGAGATGGCGCCGCGCCCGCACAACTCCGGCCATATCACCATGGATGCGTGCGAGACCAGCCAGTTCGAACAGCAGGTGCGCGCCATGGCGCGGCTGCCGCTGGGCAGCACGCGCCAGCACTCGGCCGGCAAGATGCTGAACCTGCTGGGCGACGTGTGGTTCGAGTTCGGCCTGGAGCGCACGCCGTCCTGGGACGAGGTGGTGGCGCAACCTGGTGCCAAGCTGCACCTTTACGGCAAGGGCGATGCGCGCCCGTCGCGCAAGATGGGCCACGTCAACTGCGTGGGCGAGCATGCCGAAGCGGCTGCCGCCGCCTTTGCCGCCGCCGCGCAGGCGCTGCATATCCCGCTCTGAAGCCATAGCTCCAAGGAACACGATGTCGCCGCGCATGCCCACGGCCGCTGAACTGGACGAAGCCGTCCGCCTGCTCGAGGCCGGGCAACTGGTCGCCTTTCCCACCGAAACCGTCTACGGGCTCGGTGCGGACGCCGAGAACCCCGAGGCGGTCGCCCGCATCTTCGCGCTGAAGGGCCGGCCGTCGAACCATCCGGTGATTGTCCACGTGGTGGACGGTGCCGATATCGGCTACTGGACCGACGAGGTCCCCGAGGCCGCGCAGCAGTTGATCGACGCCTTCTGGCCCGGCCCGCTGACGCTGATCCTGAAGCGCGCCGCGCATATCCATTCGGCCGTCGCCGGCGGCCAGGACAGCATCGGCGTGCGTTGCCCGTCTCACCCCGTGGCGCAGGCGCTGCTGGCGCGCTTCAAGCGCGGCCGCGGCGGCATTGCCGCGCCGTCGGCCAACAAGTTCGGCCAGGTCAGCCCGACCACCGCGCAGCATGTGCGCGATGAATTCGGCGATGCGGTCTATGTGCTGGAAGGCGATGGCGTGGAGGTCGGTATCGAATCGACCATCGTCGACCTGTCGCGGCTGGACCAGGGCATCGGTCCGGTGCTGTTGCGGCCGGGCGCGATTACCGCGGCGATGATGGCGCAGGTACTGGGCGCGGCCCCGCTGCCGCCTGATGCGGCTGCGCCGCGGGCCTCAGGCACGCTCAAGGCCCACTACGCGCCGCACACACCGCTGCTACTGGCCGATGCGCAAGCGGCTTCGGCGCAGCTGGCCTCGCTGCCGGACGATGCACGCGTGGTGTGGGTCGGCCGGGCGCCGCTGGTGGACCAGCGGTGCACCTGGGTGCAGGCGCCTGCGGATGCGGCGGCTTACGCGCGTGAGCTTTACCGCTTGCTGCGCAAGCTCGACAAGCAGGGCTATACGCAGCTGATGTTCGAGGTGCTGCCTGTAGGGCAGGATTGGGCCGGGGTGCGGGATCGGCTGGAGCGGGCGGCGGCGGCGTTCGAGGGGTGAGGGTCCCTTACCCCCCCAGCAAGCGCAACGCCGTATACACGGCCATCCCCACCATAATCATCCCCACCATCTTCCGGGTCAGCAGGTAGAACAACGTGGCCGCAATCCCGGCCATCAGCTTGTCGTTGGAAAACGCCACCGTGAAATGCCCCTGCCAGGTCATCAGGTCCGGCAGGATGATTGCCGCCAGCGCCGCGGCCGGCGCATAGCGCAGCGCCCGCGCGATGCGGTCCGGCACGGTGACATGCTCGCCGGCCATCAGGAACAGCGCGCGCGTGACGATGGTGACGACCGCCATGCCAAGGATGGCAATCCAGATTTCAAGATGGCTCATGCGCGGTCTCCCGGCGGCGTTTCCGGCGCGGCGGCGTTGGTGATCTCGGGGACCTTGGGCTTGCGCCGGCGGATGCCGCGCAGCGCCGCGCGCGCGGCCAGGTCGTCGCTGGCCATGCCGGCCGCGATCGCGCCCACCACCGCCACCACCAGGCTGAGGCGGTACGGCAAGTCGAAGCACAGCAGTGCCAGCACCGCCGACACCACCACTGCCAGCAGCGTCGAGCGCGAGTTGATGGTGGCGATCATCACCGGGATCAGCGCCATGGTGCCCGCCAGCCCCAGGCCCCAGCTGTCTGGGAACAGGCTGGCCAGCACGATGCCGATGATCGACGACAGCTGCCACATGCAGAAGTTGGTCAGCGCCATGCCCCAGAAATAGCCTTCCTTGCCGGGCTCGTAGCCGGGCGTGCTGTATTTCTGCAGGAAGTAGACGAAGTGCAGGTCGCCGTTGAAAGAACCCAGGATGGTGCGCCGCCATAGCGGCATGTAGCTGAAGTGCGGCTGCATGCCGGCGCTGAAGATCACGAAGCGCAGGTTGACCACGGCCGCGGTCAGCCAGATGGTCCACAGCGGCAGGCCCGCGGCGAACAGCGGCAGCACCGCCAACTGCGCCGAGCCGGCGTAGACCAGCAGCGACATGCCGATGGCTTCGGGCACGGTCATCACGGATTTGCTCATCGCCACGCCGGTCACCAGGCCCCAGGAGAAGACCGCGGGCAGGGACGGGGCAAAGTAGCGCGCGCCGTCGATAAAGCCGGCGCGTTCGGCGGGTGCGAAGCGATGCCAGAGGCGCAACCACACCGGGGGTTGTCGGGAAGTCATGTCAGAGGGCGAGGGGGCAATGCAGGCCCGGGGCCGAGGGCCGGCCCGGAAGGCTGCCGCCGCAGGACGCGGCCGGCACCTTGGCATTATAGGGGGCGGATCGGGCGCTGGTAAGTGTCCGCTTAACAAAATGCGGCCGCGGCGTTGGCGCCAGGCCACGGTGCCGCGCCGCAGCCCGCCCGGCGCGGACTCAGGGTGCGCCGCGGTACACCCATTGCAGCAGGGCGTCGTGTGCTTCCAGCGCCTGCGCGGCGTTGGGATGGTTGATCATGCTGACCACCACGTAGCGGCCGCCGTCGGCAGCATCCACATAGCCGGCCAGCGCGCGCACGTCGGCCAGCGTGCCGGTCTTCAGGTAGCCGTTGCCGGCCGCGTTGGCGCGCGTCAGGCGGTTGCGCAGCGTGCCGTCGACGCCCAGCACCGGCAGCGAATCGATCAGCACCGGCCCCACATTGCTGGCCGCGGCCTGCTGCAGCAGGCGCGCCATGTCATAGGCGCTGATGCGTTCCTCGCGCGACAGGCCCGAGCCGTTGTCCAGCACCAGGCCGGGCATGTCCAGCCCCTGGCGCGCCAGCCAGCGCTGCACCACGCGGGTCGAGCGGGCCGTGCTGGCCGGGCCGCCGCGGTCCATTTCGGCGCCGATGGTCAGGAACAGCTGGCGTGCCATCACGTTGTTCGAGAACTTGTTGATGTCGCGCACGATGTCCGCCAGCGGCAGGCCGTAGTGGCGCGCCAGCAGCACCGCGCCGCGCGGCACCTTGCCGCTGCGCAGCCCGGGCAGATGGGCAAAGCGCCCGCCGGCGCGCTGCCACTCGGCGACGAAGCCGCCCCAGGTGAATTCCGCGTGCGACAGCGTGGCGATATTGAGCACGTGCTCGCCGCAGTCGCTGGCATAGTTGCCCGAGAACGACGCCAGCACGGTGCCGTCCGCCTGCGGCAGCACGCTCGGGCTGGCGCTGGACTGCCAGTCGCCGCAGCGGCCGTTGGTCAGCGTCAGCCGGTTGTCCAGCTTGAGCTGGGCCAGCTCGGGCGTGACGCTGACTGCCACGGTCTGGCTGGCCGGGTCCGGCGTCAGCGTGAATGACAGCGTCTTGAACGCATAGAGCAGTGCATCCGGGCCGACGTTGTAGGCGCGCTGCACCTCGCCGTCGATGGTGCCGTTGCCGTCCAGGCCATCGGCAAAGTAGCTGCGGTCCAGCACCAGGTCGCCGTTGATGCCTGTGGCGCCCGCGGCGCGTGCCTTCGCCACCAGCTTAGCCATTTCCTCGGGCACCAGCTTGGGGTCGCCGTGGCCGCGCAGGTAGACATTGCCGTTGACGGTGCCGTCGAAGCCGGGCTGGGCATCGGCGTAGAGCGAGGTCTGCCAGCGGTAGTCGGGCCCCAGCAGCTGCAGCCCGGCAAAGGTGGTGACCAGCTTCATGGTCGAGGCCGGATTCATCGGCTGCTGCGCATTCCAGCTGGCGCGGGCGGTGCCCGCGCCCAGCCTGACCACGTAGAAGCTGGCGGCCGAGGCCGGCACGCCGGCGCGGCGCAGCGCCGCGGCCACCGGGGCCGGCACGCCGGCGCTCACCAGTGCGGGATCGGCAGCGGCTTTTGCGGCGGTGGCAGTCTTGGCTGCCTTGGCCGCCTTGGCGGGGGCTTTGGCTTGCGCCGGGGTGAGTGCGGGACCGCCGGCCAGCAGCACGGCGGCAAGAATGGGCGAGAGCAGTGGCGACAGGCGGCGCAGCAGGGCGCCGGGTCGCGATGCGGTAGGCGCGGCGATTGTTCTTGGCATGGCGGCCATGTTAACGCATGGCCGCTGGCAGGCGGATGACAGTCTTGCCGGCTGCCCTCAGCCGGCGCGCGGCGGCGCCAGCCGTGCCAGCAGCGACTTCAGCGTGACCTGCTCGGTATCGGTCAGCGCCGAGCCGACGTGCGCGTCATGCGCCACCACCGCCTGCGTGGCGGCTTCCAGCGTGCGGCGGCCGGCTGCCGTCAGCACCAGGCTGTAGGCGCGGCGATCCCCGGCTGCCGGGCGGCGCGCCACTAGGTTCATCTCTTCCAGCGCGTCGACCAGAAGCACCGCCCCGGAGCGGGCGATGCCGAGGATCTGCGCCAGCTCGGTCAGCTTCAGGTGCGGGTTGCGCGAGATGATGATCAGCGCGGAAAAGCGCGGTGGCGTGATCTGCCACTGCGCCAGTGACAGCACGAAGTCTTCATAGATGCGGATCTGCGCGCGGCGGATGGCGTAGCCGATCAGGTTGTCGAGCACGCCATAGTCGATATTCGGCACATGCGGGTCGAAACCGGCATCGGCACCGGCGCTTGCGGCCGGATCCGGCGCGAGCGGGTCCCGCGCCTTGCGCCGCGCGGACGCGGCGGTGGTGCTGCGCGGGCGCGGGGGCGCGGCGGGCGGTGTGCCGGATGCGTCGGGATTCATTTCAGCAGTTTCCAGTTGCCGTTGTCGATGGTCAGCATAACCCGCCCGCGCTGGTCGAAGCCATAGTGGTCTTGCCCACTGTAATTCAGCACGCCGTGCGAGACCACGATGTCGCGCTCGGTCTCCAGCGCCTGCCGCAGCGCCTGGCGGAACGCCGGCGTCCCCGGCTTGGCATGCTTGAGCGCCACGGGCACGATGCGCTCCAGCACCAGCCCGGCGTCGTAGGCATGGGCGCCGAACTGGGTGCGGCTGTCGGCGCCGTACTGCTTCTCATAGCGGGTGACGTAGTCCAGCCCCGGCTTGCGCACCGGGTCGCCCGCGGGCAATTGCTCCGGCACGATCACCGGCCCGGCCGGCAGGATTGCGCCATTGACCATGCGCCCGCCGATGCGGATCAGGTCCTTGGTGGCCGCGCCGTGGGTGTGGTAGATGGTGCCGCCGTAGCCGCGCTCGCGCAGCGTGGTGTGCGGCAGCGCGGCGCCGGTGCCGGCGCCGGCGATCAGGATGGCGTCGGGTTTGGCGGCAATCAGCTTGATGGCCTGCGCGGTCACGCTGGTATCGGCGCGGCCGTAGCGCTCGGTGGCGATCAGGCGGATGCCGTTGGCACTGGCGGCGGCGGTGAAGTCCTTCAGCCAGGTCTCGCCGTAGGCATCGGCAAAGCCGATAAAGCCGATGGTCTTGACGCCGTTGGTCTTGGCGGTGGCGGCCACGGCATTGGCCATCAGCCGCACCGGCTGCGCCAGCCGGAAGGTCCAGGCGCCGCGCCCGGGCTTGAGCTCAATCGGCGAGAACGCCAGCTGCACGGTCTGGGCTTCATCGGCCACCTCGGCAATGGCGATCGACGGCGCCACCGCGGACGAGCCCAGGACGATGTCGACCTTGTCCTCGGAGACAAAGCGGCGCGCCACCTTGGCGCCCTGCGTGGGGTCCGACGCATCGTCCAGCACGATGTAGCGCACCGCCTCGCCGCCGATCTTCTGCGGCAGGTAGGCCAGCGAGTTCTTCTGCGGGATGCCCAGCGACGCCGACGGGCCGGTGGTGGACAGGCTGACGCCGACGGTGATGTCGGCCAGCGCGCTGCCGGCGCTGAAGGCGAGGGCCGCGGCCAGCGCGAGGCGGGCCAGCTTGGTGGTGGTCAGGGGCGCCATGGTGTCTCCTCTCTCGATGGTCTTGTTCTGCATGTCAAACCTGCCGGATCCTACCGGTTGCCTTGCATCGACTGCCGGTCGAATCCCGCCAGCTGCTTGTACCGCAGCGAAATCGCCTCCAGTTCGGCGCGCGGGATCACCTGGTCGATGTCGGCAAAGCCCTGCGGCGCACGTTCCTCGGCCAGCTGCATCACTTGCTCGGGCCCGTTCATGCGGTTGCGCAGCACGATGCCGGCGGTGCGCGGCAGGCGCTCGGCCTCGTATTCGCGCAGCGCGTAGCCGGTGTCGGGCGTGCCGAGCAGGCTGTCGACCAGGTAGCGCGCGTCCAGGATGGCCTGGGCGCTGCCGTTCGAGCCGATCGGGTACATCGGGTGCGCGGCGTCGCCCAGCAGCGTGACGCGGTCGAAGGTCCAGCGCGGCAGCGGGTCCTTGTCGACCATCGGGAATTCGTAGATCGCCTGGGCACCGTCGATCAGCGCGGGGATGTCGATCCAGTCCCACTTCCAGTCGGCAAACGCGGCGCAGAACACGGATTTGTCGACCTGCTTGTTCCAGTCGCTGCGCGGCGGGGTGTCGGGAACGCTGTCGGGCACGCGCAGCTCGGCGATCCAGTTGACCAGCGAGCGGCCCTGGCGGCGCAGTGGTTCCGAGATCGGATAGGCCACGAACTTCTGGTCCTGGTGCCCGGCCATGAACATCGAGCGCCCGTCCAGGTAGGGCGGCGCCTCGGTGACCGCGCGCCACAGCAGGCGGCGCGAAAAACGCGGCAGGTCGCCTGTGGGGTAGAAGTGGCGGCGCACAGCCGAGTGGATGCCATCGGCGCCGACCAGCACATCGGCGCTGGCTTCGACCTCGGCATTGTCGCTGCGGCGGCGCAGGCCAAAGCGCGCCTGTCCGCCCGCGCCGGTGTCCAGCACGGTCTCGAAGCTATGGCCGGTATGCACGGCGCTGGCGCCCAGGCGCTCCACCACGGTACGGTGCAGCAGCATCTGGAATTCGCCGCGATGGATCGAGAACTGCGGCCAGTCATAACCGGCCGCCAGCCCGCGTGGCTCATGCCAGATGCGCTGGCCGCGCTTGTTGTAGTAGGAGAGCGACGAGGTCTCGATGGCGATATCCGCCAGCGCGTCGCGCAGTCCCAGCTCGGACAGGATGCGCACGGCGTGCGGCAGCAGGTTGATGCCCACGCCCAGCGGGCGCAGCGTTTCGCTGGCCTCCCAGACCTCGGCCTCGATGCCGTGGCGTTGGCACAGCAGCGCCAGCGTCAGTCCGCCGATGCCGCCACCGGCGATTGCGATCTTCATGTTGTCTCCCCCGCGTGCAGGATGCGCCGGTACGCAAGCGCGGGCGCGCTGCCCCCGGTCGAATTGGATTTGTTATGGAGTATAACAATTTGACCGGTCGCGGCAAGACGGGGAAGTCCCCGGAGTGACGCCTCCGGGGTCAGGAAAAACCCGCGCTCAGCCGAGCGCGGCGCCTTCCGGCTTGGCTTGTGCCTGCAGCGAAGGCACCGGGAAGACAAGGTCGTACAGCCAGTTGTACACGAGCGCGTAGACCATGTAGAAGCCGGCCACGGCGAGGTCCATGATGAGCGCGTCGAACAGGCTGATGCCCAGGTACCAGGCCACCGACGGCAGGAACACCACCAGCAGGCCCAGTTCGAACAGCACGGCGTGCAGCACGCGCACCGGCAGCGACTTGCGCAGCTGGCCGGTGAACCGCAGCATGCCCTTGTCGAACAGCACGTTGTACAGGTAGTTCCAGCCGGTGGCGATCAGCGAGGCGACCGCGCCGATCACGCCCATCTCATGCAGTTCATAGCCGAAGGCCCAGCTGGCCACCGGCGCGAAAATCAGCAGGCCGACCACCTCGAAGCCGATGGCGTGGCGAATCCGGTCCCAGGTCTTGCGCATCGTTGTTCTCCTTGCGTGTCAAACGCGATGGGAGCTAGTCTATCTGCTGGGTAGGGATTGCCAAGTTGGATACTATCTGCAAAACAGATGGATAAACATTGAAAGTTATTTATGAGCCTCTCCATCGAGCAATTGCAGGCATTCGTCGCGGCGGCTGACACCGGTTCGTTCTCGGCCGCCGCGCGCCGGCTGGGCAAGGCGCAGTCGGTGGTCAGCGCGGCGGTGTCCAACCTGGAAATCGACGCCGGCAACGCGCTGTTCGACCGCGCCGGCCGTTACCCGGTACTGACTCCCGCGGGCGAGCGGCTGCTGGCCGAGGCGCGCGTGATCCTGGAGCGCTGCGAACACTTCCGCGGCGTGGCCAAGAGCCTGGGCGAGGGCGTGGAGACGCGGCTGGTGCTGGCGGTGGACGAGCTTTATCCGGAAGAGACGCTGGGCATGCTGCTGGAAGAATTTTCCAGCCGCTTCCCGGCGGTGGAGCTTGAGCTGCTGTTTCCGTTGATGGAGGACGTCAGCCGACTGGTGCTGGAAGGCGGCGCCGACCTCGGCATCATGTGGCGGCAGGAGGTGCTGCCGCCGGCGCTGGGCTTCCATGCGCTGGGCTGGGTGCCGATGCAGATCCTGTGCGCGCCCGAGCATCCGCTGGCCGGCCAGCGCGTGGACTGGGAGGAACTGAAGCGCTACCGCCAGCTGATGGTCGCAACCCGCTCAGACAGCGAAGAGAAGATGCGCCTGCGCGTGGCCGCGGACGTGTGGTGGGTGGAAAGCCAGTGGGTGATCGTGGAGCTGGTCAAGCGCGGGCTAGGCTGGGCCTTCGTGCCGTGGCACGTGGTGGCCAATTCACCGGCCGCGGCGCGGCTGGTGACGCCGCCGCTGGCATTCCAGCAACAGGACTGGCCGGTGGCGATGGAACTGGTCTGGCACAAGCAGCGGCCGCTGGGCAAGGCCGCCACCTGGCTGCGCGAGCGCATTTGCCAACAGCCGCTGCCGCGCGCCCCGGCGGCTAGCGCTGGCTGACGGCCTGGTTCGTACCGGCCTGTGCCGGCGTAGCCTCCGCGCCGGGCGCATGCCAGCCGCCGCCCATCGCCTTGATCAGCACCACCGCCGCCGTGTACTGGCGGCCGGCGATCGACAGTGCGGTGCGCTCGGCGGTGTAGGCGCTGGTCTGCGCCGTCAGCACGTCGAGCAGGCCAGCGGTGCCGGCGCGGTAGCGGTTGTTCACCAGCGCCAGCGCCTCGCGCGCCGAGCGCAGCGCGTCGTTCTGCACCACCGCTTCCTGTTCCAACAGCCGCTGCGCGGCGAGGTTGTCCTCGACTTCCTGGAACGCGCCCAGCACGGTCTGGCGGTAGTTGGCCACGGTCTGGTCGTAGGCCGCCACCGCCTGCGCCTTGGCCGCGCTGCGCAGGCCGCCGTCGAACAGCGTGCCGGCCAGCCCGCCGCCGATCGACCAGATCCGGTCCGGCAGCGACATCCAGCGCGCCAGCGTGCTGGCGGTCAAGCCGCCGCTGGCCGACAGCGACAGGGTCGGGTAGTAGGCTGCCTGCGCCACGCCGATCTGCGCATTAGCCGAGGCCATGCGGCGCTCGGCCGCGCCGATGTCGGGGCGGCGCTCCAACAGTTGCGACGGCACCGCGGCCGGCACGCGCGGCGGCGCTGTGCGGAAGTCGTCGGCGCCCAGCGTCAGCGCCGCAGGGGGCTTGCCCACCAGCACGGCGATGGCGTGCTCCAGCTGCGCGCGC harbors:
- a CDS encoding LysR family transcriptional regulator; amino-acid sequence: MSLSIEQLQAFVAAADTGSFSAAARRLGKAQSVVSAAVSNLEIDAGNALFDRAGRYPVLTPAGERLLAEARVILERCEHFRGVAKSLGEGVETRLVLAVDELYPEETLGMLLEEFSSRFPAVELELLFPLMEDVSRLVLEGGADLGIMWRQEVLPPALGFHALGWVPMQILCAPEHPLAGQRVDWEELKRYRQLMVATRSDSEEKMRLRVAADVWWVESQWVIVELVKRGLGWAFVPWHVVANSPAAARLVTPPLAFQQQDWPVAMELVWHKQRPLGKAATWLRERICQQPLPRAPAASAG
- a CDS encoding PACE efflux transporter codes for the protein MRKTWDRIRHAIGFEVVGLLIFAPVASWAFGYELHEMGVIGAVASLIATGWNYLYNVLFDKGMLRFTGQLRKSLPVRVLHAVLFELGLLVVFLPSVAWYLGISLFDALIMDLAVAGFYMVYALVYNWLYDLVFPVPSLQAQAKPEGAALG
- a CDS encoding flavin-dependent oxidoreductase, which encodes MKIAIAGGGIGGLTLALLCQRHGIEAEVWEASETLRPLGVGINLLPHAVRILSELGLRDALADIAIETSSLSYYNKRGQRIWHEPRGLAAGYDWPQFSIHRGEFQMLLHRTVVERLGASAVHTGHSFETVLDTGAGGQARFGLRRRSDNAEVEASADVLVGADGIHSAVRRHFYPTGDLPRFSRRLLWRAVTEAPPYLDGRSMFMAGHQDQKFVAYPISEPLRRQGRSLVNWIAELRVPDSVPDTPPRSDWNKQVDKSVFCAAFADWKWDWIDIPALIDGAQAIYEFPMVDKDPLPRWTFDRVTLLGDAAHPMYPIGSNGSAQAILDARYLVDSLLGTPDTGYALREYEAERLPRTAGIVLRNRMNGPEQVMQLAEERAPQGFADIDQVIPRAELEAISLRYKQLAGFDRQSMQGNR